One window of Phycisphaeraceae bacterium genomic DNA carries:
- a CDS encoding alanine racemase encodes MNPTSWLEINFAQLDANVAAFRAMIGHAKLCGVIKADAYGLGVVPIARRLTSQVEMLAVYSPAQAEQLAGLALTCPVLVFMRLAELTRGHPLYRMAVTGQLHLTIHDCEQAALLDEAGRRLGCRIPIHLYLDTGMSRGGLNAEQFRRVMIQTATFKHLLLAGVYTHMASAESDESFTHEQMACVDRALADFKDKLPADLIVHVANTYATLRDSRFHRGMVRIGLGLWGYGLEDLQGEGPWKHLHRNREPLNSGSSSVAWTVRSGPAPVLRWRSRLIHIQEHKRQTPVGYGSTHVLTRDSVLGLVPVGYADGYPRSLTNTSVVSLPESTVDGKPLTAPVIGRVNMDQIVIDLTDVPASVGSLVELISGDPDSPCALPTLARQAGTNTYEMLCRLSPRITRRYIS; translated from the coding sequence ATGAACCCCACAAGCTGGCTCGAAATTAACTTCGCACAACTCGACGCAAATGTCGCAGCATTTCGCGCCATGATCGGACACGCGAAATTGTGCGGCGTCATCAAAGCCGATGCCTACGGACTGGGTGTCGTACCGATCGCCCGTCGCCTTACTTCTCAGGTAGAGATGCTCGCTGTCTATTCACCCGCGCAGGCGGAACAACTCGCAGGACTGGCGCTGACATGCCCCGTGTTGGTGTTCATGCGTCTGGCGGAATTGACCCGCGGGCATCCGCTCTACCGCATGGCAGTCACCGGTCAACTTCATTTGACGATCCATGATTGCGAGCAGGCTGCGCTGCTGGATGAGGCCGGCCGGAGACTCGGCTGCCGTATTCCGATTCATCTTTATCTCGATACCGGCATGAGCCGGGGCGGGCTTAACGCGGAACAGTTCCGCAGGGTGATGATCCAGACAGCCACGTTCAAACACCTTCTCCTCGCGGGCGTGTACACGCATATGGCCAGCGCGGAAAGCGATGAGTCGTTTACCCATGAGCAAATGGCATGCGTCGATCGTGCGTTAGCGGACTTCAAAGACAAGCTGCCTGCCGATCTGATTGTTCACGTAGCTAACACTTATGCCACGCTGCGCGATTCTCGCTTTCATCGTGGGATGGTGCGGATCGGACTTGGGCTATGGGGCTACGGCTTGGAAGACCTGCAAGGAGAGGGACCGTGGAAACACCTCCATAGAAACCGCGAACCTTTAAACTCTGGCTCCTCATCAGTTGCCTGGACCGTACGGAGCGGCCCTGCTCCTGTTCTCCGCTGGCGCTCACGACTGATCCACATCCAGGAACATAAACGACAAACACCTGTCGGTTACGGAAGTACGCATGTGCTGACACGTGACAGCGTCCTCGGTCTCGTTCCGGTCGGTTACGCAGACGGCTACCCCCGATCGCTTACCAATACATCCGTCGTTTCACTGCCCGAAAGTACCGTCGATGGGAAGCCCTTGACTGCGCCCGTCATCGGACGCGTCAACATGGATCAGATCGTGATCGACTTGACCGATGTCCCCGCCAGCGTGGGATCACTTGTGGAGCTTATCAGCGGCGATCCTGATTCGCCTTGCGCCTTGCCGACACTCGCCCGTCAGGCAGGAACGAATACATACGAGATGTTATGCCGTTTATCACCACGGATTACGAGACGTTACATATCCTAG
- a CDS encoding exo-alpha-sialidase — protein sequence MKLIEKKLVFENVPGASTAYEYEYYTKASGIEKIRLRYLDISNDIFDDGSLSFSTDNGRTWGEQRLHLIGQKTDQGTLRRFECIGFVDPVEKKLISLYLEGLFKNDDPIEGMSQYYLNYRVSDDGGRTNLIDERIIQKGRDAAGEFNAQHPFKDIWTGKNAILLPLFPPIVRTRRGHLCLVVSRSLLGPDGKYYNPGKGYTWLEEMVLVGRWRQGGNIEWEPVASLSLPPAKSTRGLDECTLTELHDGTLLLVMRGSNDAEGKIPGHKWYAISSDAGYTWSEVRPWGYSDGSLFYSPASMCQFLPHSSGKLYWLGNISAENPRANLPRDILYIGEVDEKSRLLRKDTLFVIDRVQPHDSPNTHLSNFGALEDRETGDVIVNMPYFTNRGAGWTGDTYQYRVATR from the coding sequence ATGAAGCTCATCGAAAAAAAGCTCGTCTTCGAAAATGTACCTGGTGCCAGCACCGCGTATGAGTATGAGTACTACACCAAAGCGTCAGGTATAGAAAAAATCCGCCTGCGTTACCTGGATATCAGCAATGATATTTTCGACGACGGCTCGTTGAGTTTTTCAACTGATAACGGGCGGACCTGGGGCGAGCAACGCCTTCACCTGATCGGCCAAAAAACGGATCAGGGTACGCTTCGGCGGTTTGAATGTATCGGCTTTGTCGATCCCGTAGAAAAGAAACTCATCTCTCTCTACCTCGAAGGGCTGTTCAAAAACGACGATCCGATCGAAGGGATGTCACAGTACTACCTGAACTATCGTGTGTCAGATGATGGCGGGCGTACCAATCTCATCGACGAGCGAATCATCCAGAAGGGGCGTGATGCGGCTGGTGAGTTCAACGCCCAACATCCATTCAAGGACATCTGGACTGGTAAAAATGCGATTCTGCTGCCGCTGTTTCCGCCGATTGTCCGCACGCGGAGGGGGCACTTGTGTCTGGTCGTTTCACGCAGTCTGCTGGGGCCGGACGGCAAATATTACAACCCCGGCAAAGGGTACACGTGGTTGGAGGAAATGGTGCTGGTCGGCAGGTGGCGACAGGGCGGAAATATCGAGTGGGAACCGGTTGCGAGTCTTTCTCTGCCTCCAGCTAAATCAACTCGCGGTCTCGATGAGTGTACGTTGACAGAGTTACATGACGGCACTTTGCTGCTGGTGATGCGAGGCAGCAATGATGCAGAGGGGAAAATACCCGGCCACAAGTGGTACGCGATCTCCAGTGATGCGGGCTACACATGGTCAGAGGTCAGGCCGTGGGGCTATTCAGACGGATCACTCTTTTATTCACCAGCGAGTATGTGTCAGTTTCTCCCACATTCCAGCGGGAAGTTGTATTGGCTGGGCAACATTTCGGCAGAAAATCCTCGCGCTAATTTACCGCGTGACATTCTGTACATCGGAGAAGTGGATGAGAAGTCCCGCCTGCTCCGCAAAGATACGCTCTTTGTCATTGACCGCGTTCAGCCGCACGACTCTCCGAATACACACCTGTCAAATTTTGGGGCCCTTGAAGACCGTGAAACCGGTGACGTGATCGTGAATATGCCCTATTTCACAAATCGTGGGGCAGGTTGGACGGGAGACACGTATCAGTATCGAGTGGCGACGCGGTGA
- the smc gene encoding chromosome segregation protein SMC has protein sequence MRLSKLTVTGFKSFADRTEIAFDAPITGIVGPNGCGKSNVVDAIKWVLGEQSAKSLRGGAMMDVIFNGSSARKPSGMASVTLTFDNPVEASSPSAEPSTGEAANAPRRKLPLDFDTVSVTRQLYRDGSSEYLINKQRARLRDIRELFLDTGIGTDAYSMIEQGRVSAMVEAKADERRELFEEAAGISRFKARKKEAIRKLERTEQNLTLSRTRLEDTEKRLRSVKIQAGRARNYQEYTTQLRELQLTYVLAEFHRLQTQLKEVNEKLEQAEADRAVAARQSQKTEQALADAEEDRGSILAQQKQVEHDRLQQESARDQATQRKQFAETTLADIQRQIERDGKRLEELTAQRDQLIREHADQSAAVEALTASQKETAAKLEASQEEYRRLQHELNEHRNRIEDEKAGIVGLMRRTSQLHNEINSLGQFEKNLLNTRQRLDARAAQVSGQLEKLLTFRDEASVRHTEAKALIEAESAKLNELVAQAEQLDAGQRSLSQALAKSKEERSGLNSRRALLQEMQDKQEGVADPVKAVLAHKSTTPSGQVDLFGFVRGLLADMLEVDADNSNGARIVEAALGDYQQSLVIDRLADVCDAAVGTEAIRSLAGRVAFIAVDQCSLPPFVPAAADAFPPGVKPVIDLVRYPAEIAPIAWRLLGQTLIVRDLESAMLLRAVLPSGYRFVTQGGELLETDGRVIAGPVAGAAGTGLISRRSELAKLNRDIAVLDERISEDQQALAALSDRAAHLENISQELRQAIYEANTVRVELSSRLDTLQQQIAQLEREQPVLSAETESVHRQLRDAESKKQTHQTEAERLEQDAAARQQAVTHLEASIQDLTQKTEHSREAVTTIRVETGKIAEQLGAAQRQVRQVEIARGDIERQHKSLAEQLAHHESRIGELETTGHEAAKVIADTESRLRELGVRADLVLHKLNKSEAAISELRAAAAEHRTQVEKADKELQSHQLSKRETEVKIDATQQRGQEQLALDVAYAYKSYVPAEIDWPVIEGQIKDLRGKIDRLGTVNVDAINEQDELEKQHESMAAQLADIEQGKLQLEQLITQINDDSRKRFEVTFEQIREAFGGQNGMFRRLFGGGKAEIRLEPDENGNIDVLESGIEIMAKPPGKEPCSISQLSGGEKTMTAVALLMSIFQTRPSPFCVLDEVDAALDEANVERFTDVVKSFLDRSHFIIITHHKRTMQSCDLLYGITMQERGVSKRVAVQFDQVAAVKGGDVKIDQAAIEAQAKKDAEEAATIAPPEVLEQVPAVEVSSPLATEVVEETTPVFKPVPEPAMSSSPHVASSDPPVLPQLNRNKLRAKFAAMLEARKAEKVGS, from the coding sequence ATGCGCCTATCAAAGCTCACCGTCACAGGCTTCAAGTCATTTGCTGATCGGACGGAGATCGCCTTCGATGCCCCTATCACCGGCATCGTCGGGCCTAACGGCTGCGGCAAGTCCAACGTCGTCGATGCCATCAAGTGGGTACTCGGTGAGCAATCCGCCAAGAGCTTGCGCGGCGGCGCAATGATGGATGTCATCTTTAATGGATCATCCGCACGCAAGCCCAGCGGTATGGCGTCGGTTACGCTGACTTTTGATAACCCTGTCGAAGCCTCGTCGCCTTCAGCCGAACCTTCCACAGGTGAAGCAGCCAATGCTCCGCGCCGCAAGCTCCCATTGGACTTCGACACCGTCAGTGTGACTCGCCAACTCTATCGTGATGGTTCGAGCGAGTATCTCATCAATAAGCAGCGAGCGCGCTTGCGTGATATCCGCGAGCTTTTTCTCGATACAGGGATTGGCACCGACGCTTATTCGATGATCGAGCAGGGGCGTGTGTCGGCCATGGTTGAGGCCAAAGCGGACGAACGTCGCGAGCTGTTCGAGGAAGCCGCGGGCATCAGTCGTTTCAAGGCCCGGAAAAAAGAAGCCATCCGCAAGCTGGAACGCACTGAACAGAACTTGACGCTCTCTCGCACGCGGCTGGAAGACACGGAAAAGCGGTTGCGAAGCGTGAAGATTCAAGCCGGCCGGGCGCGAAATTATCAGGAGTATACGACGCAACTGCGTGAGCTTCAGCTTACGTATGTACTTGCTGAGTTTCATCGACTCCAGACGCAACTGAAAGAGGTCAACGAAAAGCTGGAACAAGCTGAGGCCGATCGCGCCGTGGCGGCGAGGCAGTCACAAAAGACTGAGCAGGCCCTCGCTGATGCGGAAGAGGATCGCGGCTCGATCCTCGCCCAGCAGAAACAGGTTGAACACGATCGACTCCAGCAGGAGTCAGCCCGCGATCAGGCGACCCAGCGCAAGCAGTTTGCGGAGACGACTCTTGCTGATATTCAACGCCAGATTGAGCGTGATGGTAAACGGCTCGAAGAGCTGACCGCTCAACGCGACCAGCTCATTCGTGAGCATGCTGACCAGAGCGCCGCAGTGGAGGCGCTGACAGCTTCGCAAAAAGAAACGGCTGCGAAACTTGAGGCGTCGCAGGAGGAATACCGTCGGCTCCAGCACGAGCTTAATGAACACAGGAATCGGATTGAGGACGAAAAGGCGGGTATCGTCGGATTGATGCGGCGAACGTCGCAACTTCATAACGAGATCAATTCGCTCGGACAGTTCGAGAAGAATCTGCTCAATACAAGGCAACGGCTGGACGCCCGGGCGGCCCAGGTCTCCGGACAGCTTGAGAAACTCCTGACGTTCCGGGATGAGGCCAGCGTCAGACACACAGAAGCCAAAGCCCTGATCGAAGCGGAATCCGCAAAACTCAATGAACTGGTGGCCCAGGCGGAGCAACTCGATGCTGGTCAGCGTTCATTGTCACAGGCGCTGGCGAAGTCAAAAGAAGAACGATCGGGTCTAAACTCAAGGCGTGCGCTGCTCCAGGAGATGCAGGACAAGCAGGAAGGCGTGGCGGATCCGGTAAAGGCTGTCCTTGCCCACAAAAGTACGACACCCAGCGGTCAGGTTGATCTGTTTGGCTTTGTCCGGGGCTTGTTGGCGGACATGCTCGAAGTGGATGCGGACAATTCAAACGGTGCCCGAATTGTTGAAGCGGCCTTGGGGGACTATCAACAATCGTTGGTGATCGACCGTCTGGCGGATGTATGTGATGCGGCTGTCGGTACGGAGGCGATCCGATCGCTTGCGGGTCGTGTGGCATTTATTGCGGTGGATCAATGCAGCCTGCCGCCGTTTGTACCTGCTGCGGCAGATGCGTTCCCTCCGGGAGTCAAGCCGGTCATTGATCTCGTGCGATATCCAGCCGAAATCGCTCCGATCGCGTGGCGGCTGCTTGGTCAGACCTTGATCGTGCGAGACCTTGAGTCGGCGATGCTGCTGCGGGCAGTGCTGCCGTCAGGCTATCGCTTTGTGACCCAAGGCGGTGAATTGCTTGAGACGGACGGCCGAGTCATCGCCGGCCCGGTCGCCGGTGCTGCCGGGACCGGCCTGATTTCTCGCCGCAGCGAACTGGCTAAGCTCAACCGTGATATCGCGGTTCTAGACGAACGCATCAGCGAGGACCAGCAGGCACTGGCGGCTCTGTCCGATCGTGCTGCACATCTTGAAAATATTTCACAGGAACTCAGACAGGCGATTTACGAAGCGAATACGGTCCGGGTGGAACTGAGCAGCCGGCTCGATACGCTGCAACAACAGATCGCGCAGCTTGAGCGTGAGCAACCAGTGCTCTCTGCTGAAACCGAATCGGTACACCGACAACTCCGCGACGCGGAGTCGAAAAAGCAGACGCACCAGACGGAAGCGGAGAGGCTCGAGCAGGACGCTGCCGCACGGCAACAAGCGGTGACGCACCTTGAGGCGTCGATCCAGGATTTAACACAGAAAACCGAGCACAGCCGCGAAGCGGTTACGACGATTCGTGTGGAAACCGGCAAAATCGCTGAACAACTCGGCGCGGCGCAGCGGCAGGTACGCCAGGTTGAAATTGCACGAGGTGACATCGAACGGCAGCACAAGAGTCTTGCTGAGCAGCTTGCACATCACGAAAGTCGAATCGGCGAGTTGGAAACGACCGGCCATGAGGCCGCCAAGGTTATTGCCGATACGGAAAGCCGGCTCCGCGAGCTGGGTGTCCGAGCGGATCTGGTCCTGCACAAACTCAACAAGTCTGAGGCTGCGATCTCGGAGTTGCGTGCCGCCGCTGCGGAGCATCGCACCCAGGTTGAAAAGGCTGATAAGGAACTCCAGTCACATCAGCTTTCCAAACGCGAAACCGAAGTAAAGATCGACGCGACACAGCAGAGAGGCCAGGAACAATTGGCTCTGGACGTGGCCTATGCCTACAAGTCTTACGTGCCTGCGGAAATCGACTGGCCGGTGATTGAGGGGCAGATCAAAGACCTGCGCGGCAAGATTGATCGGCTCGGTACCGTCAATGTGGATGCGATCAACGAGCAGGATGAACTGGAAAAGCAGCACGAATCGATGGCGGCGCAGCTCGCGGATATCGAACAGGGCAAACTTCAGCTTGAGCAACTCATTACTCAGATCAACGACGACAGCCGCAAGCGTTTTGAAGTCACCTTTGAACAGATCCGCGAAGCGTTCGGCGGACAGAACGGTATGTTCCGGCGGCTGTTCGGCGGTGGTAAGGCGGAGATCCGACTCGAACCGGATGAAAACGGCAACATAGACGTGCTCGAGTCCGGGATCGAGATCATGGCTAAACCGCCGGGCAAGGAGCCGTGCTCGATTAGTCAACTATCCGGCGGTGAAAAAACGATGACCGCGGTGGCGCTGCTGATGTCTATATTCCAGACTCGGCCGAGTCCGTTCTGCGTGCTCGACGAAGTTGATGCGGCACTGGATGAGGCAAACGTCGAGCGTTTCACCGATGTGGTCAAGAGTTTTCTCGACCGCAGCCATTTCATCATCATCACGCATCACAAACGCACCATGCAGTCGTGTGATCTGCTGTACGGCATCACCATGCAGGAGCGCGGTGTCTCGAAGCGAGTGGCGGTGCAGTTTGATCAGGTCGCGGCCGTCAAAGGCGGCGATGTGAAGATTGATCAAGCGGCGATCGAAGCTCAGGCGAAGAAGGACGCAGAAGAAGCAGCAACGATCGCTCCGCCGGAAGTTTTGGAGCAAGTTCCCGCTGTTGAAGTGTCATCACCTCTTGCGACTGAAGTAGTCGAAGAAACAACGCCCGTATTCAAGCCCGTACCAGAGCCTGCAATGTCGTCTTCACCTCACGTGGCTTCAAGCGACCCGCCTGTACTTCCACAGCTCAACCGGAACAAACTCCGCGCGAAGTTTGCCGCGATGCTGGAAGCACGCAAAGCGGAAAAGGTTGGATCGTAA
- a CDS encoding flagellar basal body P-ring protein FlgI, translated as MAALLISAGCTKNVTPPPPPTPAQTFTGPTFLHGTIGSLCTVRGMEPQLVSGWGLVVGLPGTGSTQVPAFLRQWMLTEMRRGGVGSVQTRDILNATPEQILASGTAAVVAVEGFIPPGAPRGTRFDVLVSALPQTDTTSLEGGLLWMTNLSLGGANEQLKFTRKLAVARGPMYLNPFEADAGPAVVADDIYTPGQRQAVVLSGGVSVDNRKIELILNQPSWIRARLIADRINERFQRDESVDRNETAVAKTNQVIEINIPARFARHPSFLMNLIGHLFLQRGSEFEPHKAQELANLLRVEPRYAADVVATWQTLGKLSLGVIRQYYADEHLHLRLAALEAGARLGDMRAVEGIDQLTRSDDASTRKRAVSMLSFLPSSEKAPAIVSRLFDDTDRAVRIAAYETAVDIGHPALHRTQMGEGVDFKFFFDLVPAKEPLIYFTQKEQPRLVIFDPMLGFSTAGIMKIWENHLMVRPGVNSRQAASVFYQAPGQTDGKTVEIAPTVANLVFLLAHSPSKRNPAEGFNLTYSQVINAIFQLNKQGNITTPIEVQINPLAQAVARVRQNGGIGPRPDTAGSPDLSPVPAGERPSVNDGARPDTHSPDHDDTENQSDATDPLNTMMR; from the coding sequence ATGGCTGCCTTGTTGATCAGCGCAGGCTGTACGAAGAACGTCACACCTCCGCCGCCGCCCACCCCGGCACAGACGTTCACCGGGCCGACATTTCTGCATGGAACGATCGGTTCCCTTTGCACCGTGCGCGGGATGGAGCCGCAATTAGTCAGCGGCTGGGGTCTTGTAGTCGGGCTGCCGGGTACGGGATCGACCCAGGTTCCCGCATTTCTACGCCAGTGGATGCTGACGGAGATGCGGCGTGGCGGTGTCGGTAGCGTACAGACCCGCGATATTCTCAACGCTACTCCTGAACAGATTCTTGCCAGTGGAACAGCGGCAGTCGTGGCTGTTGAAGGCTTCATTCCACCGGGTGCGCCGCGGGGAACCCGGTTTGATGTGCTCGTCAGCGCGCTGCCGCAGACTGATACGACCAGCCTCGAAGGGGGGCTTCTGTGGATGACGAATCTGTCGCTTGGCGGTGCCAACGAACAACTCAAGTTCACCCGTAAGCTCGCGGTCGCTCGTGGACCGATGTATCTGAACCCTTTTGAAGCCGATGCTGGTCCTGCGGTCGTGGCTGACGATATTTACACACCTGGGCAGCGGCAGGCCGTAGTGCTTTCCGGCGGGGTTTCCGTGGATAACCGTAAGATCGAGTTGATTCTGAACCAACCGAGCTGGATCCGCGCCCGTCTCATCGCAGATCGCATCAATGAACGGTTCCAGCGTGACGAGTCTGTGGACAGAAATGAAACGGCCGTCGCCAAAACTAATCAGGTCATCGAGATCAACATCCCCGCTAGGTTTGCCCGCCATCCGAGTTTTCTGATGAATCTCATCGGACACCTGTTCCTTCAGCGCGGTTCAGAGTTTGAGCCGCACAAGGCGCAGGAATTGGCGAATCTGCTGCGCGTTGAACCGCGTTACGCGGCGGATGTCGTGGCAACCTGGCAGACGCTGGGTAAGCTGAGCCTTGGTGTGATTCGTCAGTATTACGCGGATGAACATCTGCATCTGCGCTTGGCAGCTCTTGAGGCAGGTGCCCGCCTTGGAGACATGCGTGCGGTTGAAGGCATCGACCAACTAACGCGATCCGACGATGCGAGCACCCGTAAGCGTGCGGTGTCCATGCTTTCATTTCTCCCGTCCAGCGAAAAGGCTCCAGCCATCGTGAGCCGCTTGTTCGATGATACGGATCGTGCAGTTCGTATTGCCGCCTACGAAACGGCGGTTGACATCGGCCATCCAGCACTCCACCGCACCCAGATGGGTGAGGGTGTCGATTTCAAGTTTTTCTTCGATCTCGTACCCGCGAAAGAACCGCTCATCTACTTCACACAGAAAGAGCAGCCGCGACTGGTTATTTTCGATCCGATGCTCGGATTCAGTACGGCGGGAATCATGAAGATCTGGGAAAACCATCTCATGGTCCGCCCTGGTGTAAATAGCCGACAGGCAGCCAGCGTTTTTTATCAGGCTCCCGGTCAGACTGACGGCAAGACTGTCGAGATCGCACCGACCGTGGCGAATCTTGTCTTCCTCCTTGCACACTCGCCGTCGAAGCGCAATCCAGCGGAGGGGTTCAACCTGACTTACAGCCAGGTCATCAACGCCATTTTCCAACTCAACAAGCAGGGCAATATCACCACCCCGATCGAAGTGCAGATCAACCCACTGGCACAGGCGGTTGCACGAGTTCGGCAGAATGGCGGCATCGGTCCGCGCCCTGATACGGCAGGATCGCCCGATCTGTCCCCCGTGCCCGCTGGTGAGCGTCCATCCGTAAATGATGGTGCCCGGCCGGACACGCATTCGCCGGATCACGATGACACGGAGAATCAATCTGATGCGACCGACCCTCTCAACACCATGATGCGGTAG
- the hpt gene encoding hypoxanthine phosphoribosyltransferase, translating to MQSDIKQVLIDRGTIARRVRELAEQITRDYSRPGASELELTLVPILTGSIIFVADLIRHLPLRMKIRVVSVSSYPGASTASKGAKLTSELNMLSESLTGSHILVIDDILDSGQTLGLVCGLLRQKGPASLKSCVLLRKLRPDAMAFPVDYVCFDIPDDFVVGYGLDYNDYYRNLPEVVTLRGEVLKQ from the coding sequence ATGCAAAGCGACATCAAGCAGGTCTTGATTGACCGTGGCACCATCGCCCGCCGCGTACGCGAGCTGGCAGAGCAGATCACCCGCGATTACAGCCGACCAGGTGCCAGCGAGCTTGAGCTTACGCTCGTACCTATTCTCACGGGCAGTATCATTTTTGTGGCTGATCTGATTCGTCATCTGCCTTTGCGCATGAAAATCCGTGTCGTTTCCGTCAGCTCATACCCCGGCGCGAGCACGGCCAGCAAGGGTGCCAAGCTCACGAGCGAACTCAACATGCTCAGCGAGTCACTGACAGGCTCGCACATCTTGGTCATCGACGACATTCTCGACTCCGGCCAGACGCTGGGACTTGTCTGCGGTCTGCTGCGGCAAAAAGGGCCGGCTTCACTGAAGTCCTGCGTCCTGCTCCGCAAGCTACGACCTGATGCCATGGCCTTTCCCGTTGATTACGTCTGCTTTGACATCCCCGATGACTTTGTTGTCGGCTATGGGCTTGATTACAACGACTACTATCGCAATCTACCCGAGGTCGTTACGCTTCGAGGTGAGGTGCTCAAGCAATGA
- a CDS encoding PH domain-containing protein codes for MIAPAPTTGLSRTRRQRRSIKLRPTGDGTFRADPDAALPSQIRANTLLPAELIQPGEIIILLLKPSPWFILLESIRSVAVVIAAILLTLAAANFTGFGVRRRDLVAVAVVMLGIRLFWQFLDWLGRVYVLTDRRIIRVRGVVRIQVYEAQLKQIQHTITSFSARERLFALGTIGFATAANGAIEVQWRMIAHPLEVHQTVIKALSRYR; via the coding sequence ATGATCGCTCCCGCGCCAACTACCGGCCTCTCTCGTACACGACGGCAGCGACGGAGTATCAAACTACGTCCCACTGGCGACGGCACGTTCCGCGCTGACCCCGATGCGGCACTACCATCACAAATCAGAGCCAATACGCTGCTACCTGCTGAGCTGATACAGCCTGGTGAAATCATCATCCTTCTTTTGAAACCCAGTCCGTGGTTTATCCTGCTCGAATCGATACGCAGCGTCGCGGTTGTCATTGCGGCCATCCTACTCACACTGGCGGCAGCTAATTTCACCGGATTCGGCGTCAGGCGACGTGATCTCGTTGCCGTCGCGGTGGTAATGCTGGGTATCAGGCTCTTCTGGCAGTTTCTCGATTGGCTTGGTCGTGTGTACGTGCTCACTGACCGAAGGATCATCCGTGTGCGCGGCGTCGTCCGAATTCAGGTTTACGAAGCACAACTCAAACAAATCCAGCACACAATCACCTCTTTTTCTGCACGCGAGCGGCTTTTTGCGCTGGGAACCATTGGCTTCGCCACCGCTGCCAATGGAGCTATCGAGGTCCAGTGGCGCATGATCGCTCATCCGCTGGAAGTGCATCAGACCGTTATCAAGGCGCTGAGTCGCTATCGTTGA
- the hisD gene encoding histidinol dehydrogenase: MSLPIFDLSKPAGKVAFAERLARLRSTASATSQAAETVAQIVEDVRSEGDAALVRYMRKWTDPAFTADRIGVTRKELIAAEKVIDRKLRQAIRKSIDHVRRYQRHIMPRDPKPITIDGARLGLRFSPVESVGLTIPGGKAVLFSSLVMLAAPAMEAGVPADSISVVNPPPDRRGDGPVSDISPIVLATCRMLGIERVYRIGGAQAVAALAYGTESVQRVEMIAGPGNVFVQLAKQRLAGLVGSDNGFYGPSEIVTIADTTAKPDRVAADLLAQAEHNPGKCFLIAWSRKVINAINSELESQKKNLMRRDAIDAALAADSAAILVRDMEHAVEIADTLAAEHVNLAVKQPRLLLTRLRHGGEYFLGDATPVAAGDYIAGPSHCLPTGTTARFASGISVYTFLKRSGTVEYPRGMSSETIDMIAKMAQSEGLDAHAESARIRQRPPVR, from the coding sequence GTGTCCCTGCCGATCTTTGATCTCTCGAAACCAGCAGGAAAAGTTGCATTCGCTGAGCGGCTCGCTCGATTGCGGAGCACTGCGTCAGCGACGAGTCAAGCAGCGGAGACCGTCGCGCAGATCGTCGAGGATGTTCGCTCGGAGGGCGATGCAGCTCTGGTTCGTTACATGCGAAAGTGGACGGACCCAGCGTTTACCGCAGATCGTATTGGCGTGACGCGAAAAGAATTGATCGCAGCGGAGAAGGTAATCGATCGCAAGCTTCGGCAGGCCATCCGCAAATCAATTGACCATGTTCGCCGGTATCAGCGTCACATCATGCCGCGAGACCCGAAGCCCATTACCATTGACGGCGCAAGGCTTGGGCTGCGTTTCTCTCCAGTCGAAAGCGTTGGTCTGACAATACCGGGCGGTAAAGCGGTGCTTTTTTCGAGCCTCGTCATGCTTGCTGCGCCAGCGATGGAAGCAGGGGTGCCTGCCGATTCGATCAGCGTGGTGAACCCGCCGCCGGATCGTCGAGGCGATGGGCCTGTCTCGGATATTTCCCCGATTGTGCTGGCGACCTGCCGCATGCTGGGAATTGAGCGGGTTTATCGGATTGGCGGCGCACAGGCGGTCGCGGCTCTGGCTTATGGCACCGAGTCAGTGCAGCGAGTGGAGATGATCGCCGGACCGGGAAATGTTTTTGTTCAGCTTGCCAAGCAGCGACTCGCCGGACTCGTTGGCTCGGATAACGGGTTTTACGGACCTAGCGAGATCGTCACCATCGCTGATACGACCGCCAAACCGGATCGCGTAGCAGCTGACCTGCTGGCTCAGGCGGAGCACAACCCCGGCAAGTGCTTTCTCATCGCATGGTCACGAAAGGTGATCAACGCGATTAATAGTGAATTGGAGAGCCAGAAGAAAAATCTGATGAGACGGGATGCAATTGATGCGGCATTGGCTGCTGATTCCGCGGCAATCCTGGTGCGGGATATGGAGCATGCAGTCGAGATTGCCGACACGCTTGCCGCGGAACACGTCAATCTTGCGGTGAAGCAACCGCGGTTATTGCTCACAAGACTTCGTCATGGTGGGGAGTATTTCCTCGGCGACGCAACTCCGGTTGCCGCGGGCGACTACATTGCCGGGCCGAGTCATTGTCTGCCGACGGGCACGACGGCTCGCTTCGCCAGTGGAATCAGTGTTTACACATTTCTCAAGCGCAGTGGTACGGTCGAATATCCACGTGGTATGAGCAGTGAGACGATCGACATGATTGCGAAGATGGCCCAGTCTGAGGGACTCGACGCCCATGCCGAGTCCGCGCGGATACGGCAGCGACCTCCCGTGCGATGA